The Methanosarcina barkeri MS DNA window CCAATGAGAGAATATCGAGCTCGCGAACAGTAAAAAGGAGTATGCCAATAGCTGGAATTATTAAAAGTCCAATACGTACCTTATCCCATGTAGTATTCCACAGACCCCCCATAAGCCAGAACATGATTTGGTGTAAATCGTTCCCAGACTTATACATAAGGAACGAAAGCATAGCCGAGCAGAATAATGAGACTGCGATCCCTGATAAAAGAAGAGTCTCTACCGCTACCTTTCCATTCTGCCGGCATATAATATAAACAATTATGGTAGAGCTGCATGCTCCACAAAATGCTGCAAAAGGAAGTAGAAAACTGTGAAATATTACGAGAGAAATTGCTGCACCCAGCGCTCCACCTGATGATGTACCGATAACATAAGGGTCGGCTAACGGATTACGAAATAATCCCTGCATTGCTGCTCCTGCTGCTGCTAACCCTCCACCAACAATAAATGATGTGATAACACGTGGTAGCCTGATTTGAGTAAGGATAAGGGACATCTTTGAGGTTTCCATTACTTGTATTCCACAAATATTAGAAGGCCCAATAAAAGTACAGACGATGGCGCTAATGACTGCTATTGCGATAAGGATAATTATTAACACCCATCGATATGACGTAACAGATATTGTCGTATGCAATGCTCTTATATTACCCATCTCCTGTAGTATTCTTAAATAACCTCTGAAACTGTACAGAACTTTTCTGAACTATACCGGATCACTGTCAAGAAGGCATACTGAATATTGGCAATAGTAGAGCACTGTCTCAGTCCATCATAAGCAAAGATTCTAGCAATCATTTTTGATCATTTCTTTTTACATCTGAGATTTTGCTGTGTCTTTTTTGTCCCTGTCTATGCTTTTTCTCTATTAATATCCAAAAACAGTCATTTGGAGAAAAATTTTCATATGATAGGGCTTATCCCAAAACAATTATGTTTTCAAAATCAGTAAAGTCACATAACCATTTTTTCACTACCTGAAACTCGATTGAGTATTTGGAATATGAGATTTAAAGAGACTTGGAATATGAAATTTAAAGAAACAACAGTAAGTTTTGGAATCAATTCGTATGTAGGATGTTGATATATAGCACAAGTTAACTTGAGTTACCACAAATTAACTTTACTTGTATAAAAATATTTCTTCCATTTATTGATTAGGAAATATTTTCTTGTACTTTAAGTAAAAAAACAAAATAAATTGTGTTTAATGCTGAGTTATTTATTTTTCTGCTTTCCGTATACCTTGCTTCCTGTATATCTTATTACATTAACCAATATACGTGGAAATTCGTTATTTTTTGTTTTTGCCTCACTTTCCGCAAGTGCGATAAGAAACTATACTATGAATTTCATCACTAAGCTACCTTTTCTATTTGAGGTAATCCTATTGTGACATGGTACAACAAGAAGTTATATCATGGATTGCGGAACAACACGCCATTCCACTATTCAGAATGTCTCTACTCTAATGTGCATTTCTGGCAATGGATTTGTGCAAAGCTCAGAGGACAACAAGGTACAAAACTGGACCTGACAGTTTCGATCGATTCAGAATAAGGTATGAGCTCATCCCAAAACCAAGTTTTTTTCTTAAATTAAGAAAAGTTTCAGAACTATTTTCCATGATCAGAAACTCATTGATTATTCCTGATTTGAGATTATGAGAAGCAGTTATGAGTTTTGGAATAGGCTCGTATATAGGATTTTAATCCCAAAACTCAAAATTGCTTCTCTGAATTCATATTCTGAATAGTTAATCGAGCTTCAGATTGTGGGAAATAACTCTGAAACTTTACCATTCTTGAGAATAAAACTGGTTTTGGGATGAACTCATGAGATAAAAATCGTTAAGTCAAGTAGTAATAAGTACTTTTATGGCTCTTCGCTGTTTTGTACGGGTTGAAAATAATTATTTAGTTAAAAAGAATTTAGATCAAATATGAAAACATCAAGCTTGAATATGATTTTCAACAACAACTATTATCATATCTTACTTATACAACTATTATCATATCTTACTTATAATACTTCAATATTCATACTTTAATATTCAGGAGCTAAATGTAAGTTGCCCACTCGAAATAGCGAAGATCCACTCTTCGTTCTCTGAATTTTTGTAGAAAAGCTAGTTAGAAACAAAAAAGAGCTGTTAGGAAGAAGTTACAGGAAGCAAAAGAGATTCAGAATAACGACTGATATCAAGTATTTCAAGAGTAAAAGCTGAAAAAGTTCAGATTCCTCTTTTTCTTTTCAAAAATATCCCGCACTTACAATAGTCCAATCCTTCACAGTATTTGCCTTCTTTCTGGAAATGTGGACATGAATTACGGTATTTGCATTTAGTATTTATTATTAAAGATAGTATATGCATTTTTACACCTCCCCACCTATAGTAAATACTCTATCCAAATATTTAAAATGTGACTTTATTCTTATTTTCCTGATATCCCAAATATGTAGGTCCCAATTTTCAGGCCTTTAACAATTAGGTAGGGCTACGATTATCATCAGGATGGTTATCTTGAGGATAGGAGGCCGATTGTTATCCTTTTCATAGTAAGAGCTCCACAGTTATCTTCAAGCTGATTGTCTTGCTGATAAGTATAGAATATTCATAAAAAAGGATTCAAAAGCTAAACAGACAGAGTCTCAAAAATCAAAAATTTATTTTTTATTCAGTTTTTTTAGAATCTTCTTCATATACTTTCTCCACCACGCTCCAGACAACCTTGTGGGCAGTTTCTTCTCTTGTAGTCCCTCTCCGTCATTCGGAAGGTTCTTTATATTCTTCCCAGTATTCTCCCCAGACGCTATTGAAAGCTTTCCTGTAAATGTCCTGTCCATGTTACAGCAGTTTTCCCTAACCGTTTTTGTGTCTCACTTAAAACAGAGTAGATATAGAGTTACGAAAAACCAGAATATGTGTAAAAGAGGTCTTATGCAATTAAATAAATGAAAAATAATAAAATGTAATATAATTTAATATAAAGATTATAATGTTCTATTTTTTCCATACTACAGATTTACAAATGCAATGAAAATAACACATTTTCTTCAGATAGCGTTTTAACCGAACACAAATTGTCTATTTTACTGGTTTTTACTTGCGAGTTCATGCTAACATATGGCCACTGAAGGCTTTTTAATGCTGTTATTCTCCCTGGTATTCCCGGAAGTGATTTCGGTTATTTTGAAATACGGCAACCCTTTGATGGCCAGATGGGCCATAGCATCTTCAATATCCAGAGAAGGTTCCTTTATTTTGTCCGGGCTTGCTATGGCGTTGAGCAACTCCGCAAGAGCAGGGCTGTTCGAACTCCACGTGCCATCGCTCCGGGTCTCGGCTTTAAAAATTTGCCATTCGATTTTAACTGACATAGTGCTCCCCCTATCAAATGTGCATTGTCTATTTGGACTGCGCACTTAATAAAACAAAAGCTAGTAGTTATCAAATTTAATTATTTTTATAAGCTTTTGCTTATAATGTTATACTAGTCTTATATTGACCTTCTATATATAGCTCAACTTTCTAACTAAAAATCCAACCTTTTGAGGCGGAATAGAAAGACGGAAAGCGGCTTCTCTATTAAAAAACATGCAATCTTGCATATTCAAATCATGGTTGAACAGGCTTAGAATGTGTCGAAGAATTATACGGAATCTATGGACAAAACTCATAAACTTAATCGAAAAACAATAGGATTAGTCTGTTAAATATCTAAGGTGTAAATTTAAGTTATAATTTTTACTGTACTTGATTTTATAGATTAAGTGCTTATCTCATAGGGGAAAGTACTATTTTTTAGGTCAAAGTGTACCTGAATTTCGGAAAAATTGCGACATGAGAAAAATTGCGATATGAGAAAAATTACGATATGAGAAAAATTACGATATGAGAAAAATTACGATATGGATTTCAAGTTAACATTACCAATTATCCAATTGTAAAAATGACTTGAATATTAAGACAGTTTAGGAACTAATTGTTAGGCGTCATCATTGATTATTGATGAATTCTGACTGCTTTTTAAGCTCGTAATGATTATAAAAATTGATATGTTGCCACTTAATACAGGAAACCTGTTTTAGCAAACCCGAATTTTAAGCCTCATCGCTTTTACGGGTCTGGCACTCCTGTTAAAAAACTCTTTTAACTTACTATTTTTCGTTTTTGCTGCTGCCTGAGCAACCTGTGGCAATCCCGATAAGATCATTACACCACTCTTGCCAAATATATCTGTCAGCACATTCTTAAGAGAATTCCAGCAATTGGGTTTAAACTGATGATATGTGTTATTTAGAAGATTTCTACATAGCT harbors:
- a CDS encoding FecCD family ABC transporter permease; its protein translation is MGNIRALHTTISVTSYRWVLIIILIAIAVISAIVCTFIGPSNICGIQVMETSKMSLILTQIRLPRVITSFIVGGGLAAAGAAMQGLFRNPLADPYVIGTSSGGALGAAISLVIFHSFLLPFAAFCGACSSTIIVYIICRQNGKVAVETLLLSGIAVSLFCSAMLSFLMYKSGNDLHQIMFWLMGGLWNTTWDKVRIGLLIIPAIGILLFTVRELDILSLGDDEASSLGVNTERIKIVLLAITSFITGIAVSLSGSIGFIGLIVPHMVRSISGSSFRFLLPISSLAGGIILMWADTLTRTFMNDMPVGIITAFFGAPFFIYLIRRRMWT